A genomic segment from Gammaproteobacteria bacterium encodes:
- a CDS encoding GNAT family N-acetyltransferase yields the protein MYSIQLVDWTSAASQIKEVREKVFVIEQRLDWSLVEDSYDTDSLHVLALSAEGNSIGCGRIKPSGHLGRLAVLLPWRHVGVGSQIVQTLVGVAGQANFNELHLHSTLNLMNYFSRFQFVPNGPVFMEWGRPTQRMIRPLVSPHVTVAQRQFAGTTR from the coding sequence ATGTACTCAATTCAGCTGGTTGACTGGACCAGCGCTGCCTCTCAGATAAAAGAAGTTCGCGAAAAAGTTTTTGTCATCGAACAAAGACTTGACTGGAGTTTGGTTGAAGATTCATACGACACCGACAGCCTACATGTTTTGGCGCTATCTGCCGAAGGTAACAGCATTGGCTGTGGTCGAATCAAACCTTCAGGCCATCTTGGACGGCTCGCGGTACTGCTTCCTTGGCGACATGTTGGTGTTGGTAGCCAGATAGTGCAGACACTTGTAGGTGTCGCCGGACAAGCGAACTTTAATGAATTGCATTTGCACTCGACACTCAATTTAATGAATTACTTCTCTCGGTTTCAATTTGTGCCCAATGGACCGGTTTTTATGGAATGGGGCCGTCCGACACAACGCATGATACGGCCACTGGTCTCCCCTCACGTCACTGTTGCCCAACGTCAATTTGCCGGCACAACGCGCTAA